A region of Lycium barbarum isolate Lr01 chromosome 1, ASM1917538v2, whole genome shotgun sequence DNA encodes the following proteins:
- the LOC132625178 gene encoding protein PHYTOCHROME KINASE SUBSTRATE 3-like, which produces METDDNATSRVASFSCYLSNPEDQSFIHKLGGTYDELYPTKAPTIKASSNNTQDNLANLCVESLSTYLKAEGDNFAFKTSGAAPVQDPTIAFVFPQQALAGSQKHHERTKSKDGELSIFGADKYFNMKLEYGAGIPTTGVKYGGQTNKGTVNLPHVKPSSRTGTPSICSEASSFNSQSALLQNLPRNRKQNKMTGRRFFASFGCQGPCSGKKAVYVDKTLERGLSQPGSKHSAGNFALSSGTPSVNEKLRVVKKHSDDQDPIIGEPRKSIEVFGSSKMRKGDIAVNLERKLSMLTWDAIPKAAQNITTTTIGSSIVCDDMASDASSDLFEIENISTCGYGHNMNSKTSDYVPGCMSPTTTQYAPSEASIEWSVITASAADYSSVISDYDAKRISNNGHAKNTKTKNAVGKEDQKTPRPGGLLGCKSHKAVSVVETVYKTSEKTKHHQRG; this is translated from the coding sequence ATGGAAACCGATGATAATGCAACCAGTCGGGTAGCATCATTTTCGTGTTACCTCAGCAACCCTGAAGATCAGAGCTTTATACACAAACTAGGAGGTACTTATGATGAGCTTTATCCTACTAAGGCACCTACTATTAAGGCATCCTCAAATAACACTCAAGACAACCTTGCCAATCTTTGTGTTGAGTCTCTCTCTACATATCTCAAAGCTGAAGGAGACAACTTCGCGTTTAAGACCTCAGGTGCGGCCCCAGTTCAAGATCCTACTATTGCATTTGTTTTTCCACAACAGGCTTTGGCTGGTTCTCAGAAACACCACGAAAGAACCAAGTCGAAAGATGGGGAACTTAGCATATTTGGAGCTGACAAGTATTTCAACATGAAACTGGAATATGGAGCCGGTATCCCTACAACTGGAGTGAAGTACGGGGGGCAGACAAACAAAGGGACGGTGAATCTGCCCCACGTGAAACCCAGTTCTCGGACTGGAACTCCAAGCATTTGTTCAGAAGCAAGCAGTTTTAATAGCCAAAGTGCACTGTTACAAAATCTTCCGAGAAATAGAAAGCAGAACAAGATGACAGGAAGGAGATTTTTTGCCAGCTTTGGTTGTCAAGGACCGTGTTCGGGCAAAAAAGCAGTCTATGTGGATAAAACCTTGGAACGTGGACTTTCCCAGCCAGGATCAAAGCATTCAGCAGGTAATTTTGCATTAAGTTCTGGCACGCCTTCTGTGAACGAGAAGTTGAGAGTAGTAAAAAAACACTCGGATGATCAAGATCCAATCATCGGAGAGCCAAGAAAATCGATAGAAGTGTTTGGCTCTAGCAAAATGAGAAAAGGAGACATAGCAGTGAATTTAGAAAGGAAACTCTCCATGTTAACTTGGGACGCCATTCCTAAAGCAGCACAAAACATCACTACTACAACCATAGGAAGCAGCATAGTTTGCGATGACATGGCTAGTGATGCTAGCTCTGATTTATTCGAAATTGAGAATATATCCACTTGTGGATATGGACACAACATGAACTCAAAAACTAGTGATTACGTCCCTGGCTGCATGTCTCCAACAACAACTCAGTATGCACCAAGTGAAGCCAGTATTGAGTGGAGTGTCATCACAGCTAGTGCTGCTGATTACTCATCAGTTATCTCGGATTATGATGCAAAGAGAATTAGCAATAATGGTCATGCTAAAAACACCAAAACCAAGAATGCAGTGGGCAAAGAAGATCAAAAAACCCCGCGTCCAGGCGGGCTTTTAGGTTGCAAGAGCCACAAAGCAGTAAGTGTGGTCGAAACTGTATACAAGACCAGTGAGAAGACAAAGCATCACCAGCGCGGTTAA